CCGAACGCGGTCAGGGCAAGCTTTTCGATACTAAGCTTTAAAGATGGCGATGTTTCTTAACAAGAAATCGGACCGTTTACTGCGGCGCGATTGGCTTTTGTGGCGACAGAGCGTCAGTTTGCGCGAGACAGGTTGCCAGCTTTGACCCAGCCTTCGCGATCGCTGCCTTCAATGCGAATTCGCTGCCACTGCTTATCTGCACTGTCTTCGATCACCACGACTTGCTCGTTGTAGTCCACGCCGCCGATGGGCTCTCCATCAATACCAGGAGCGCCGCGCAGCACCAGCCCTTCAGACCAAGTGACCCGAGCGGTGTAGGCTCCAGGCTCCAGAGGCTTGGGCGAGGGAGAAGGCGAGGCGGCTGCGGGAGAAGGAGAAGCTGCGGGCGCACTGGCCGCCGTTGCCTTCGCTGGCTTGGAGCTCTCTTTGGGCTGTTCTTCGCTAAAGATCGGCCGCTCTGGCAAAGAAGCGTTGAACTTTAGCATCAGATACTGAGCAGCCGCATACCCTCCAAGCCCTAGCAAGACTAGCGCCAGCAGGAATCCGAGCAAAAACTTGAATAGATTGACGATTAGACGCATGGGCTCGCACTCTTTTATTCTGGCCCCTGAAGCTGTCGCTGGATGCGATCGCTGAGGCTGCT
This genomic stretch from Geitlerinema sp. PCC 7407 harbors:
- a CDS encoding SH3 domain-containing protein encodes the protein MRLIVNLFKFLLGFLLALVLLGLGGYAAAQYLMLKFNASLPERPIFSEEQPKESSKPAKATAASAPAASPSPAAASPSPSPKPLEPGAYTARVTWSEGLVLRGAPGIDGEPIGGVDYNEQVVVIEDSADKQWQRIRIEGSDREGWVKAGNLSRAN